CTACGAATATATAACAGGTCTGGTGGCGGGATTTATGTATAATTCTTCCCTGTTCTAGCGGCGATCCAATACACCAATCAGAGTATTCAATCTTTATTTATTcactcttttttcatttttatctccataataataatactatCATACTGTTAAATAAGAGTACAATATACACCTCAAAGTTATTCTCTTTTTTGGATTAAAGTAAGTTTGTAAATTGGTTATATTAATCACTGTACGTTTTATTCCTCatttttatattggattttgatgaCTTGGATACTGTAGTGCTTGAACTTCTCTGTATACGTAGAAATTTGGATGTATAGATTTCATGCAAAGtataatttttgtgtttttttgaggTTCAATAGGTAAAGAATTTCATACTGAATAATGGACAAGAAAATAGCTTTACCGAAGAAGCCAAGCGAAAAGCGAATAGTATATCCGATTGGATCCGAACATTATACTGTTTATGAGGAGATTGGGCAAGGAGTTAGTGCATTGGTTCATCGTTCTCTTTGTATTCCTCTTAATGAGATTGTTGCCATCAAAATCCTTGATTTCGAACGTGATAAATGTGATCTGGTATGGATTTTCACCTATTGATTAATTTTTCGTTATGGATGTTTAGGATTTAATATTTATATACCTCTGAAAAGTAACTAAAGTATATACTTGATTAcaattttctatatatatagtataatactTCTATGCACCTGTGCCACTGCATCAGACTGTTCACTCCATAATACTTCAGTCTTTCGTTTTGGCCATTTTTATGTGCctgatggatggatggatggatgaatgGAAGGCCGAATCAAAGCAGTCTGAGTTCTGCAGTTTTACTGGGCTTTGGCTACTTCTGTTTTCAGTATTGAAAATAGCTGAAATAACTATTAATAAATGTTTTATATCGATATGGTTGGAGGCATATAGGCGTTTTCATTGAGTTACTacaaaatactccctccatttcaatttgtttgtgaTACTTTCAATTTTAATCGGTTTCAAAAAGAaggcttttttttcttttttgaaaactttttgaTTCCAACTTTCTTTGTGATATGTTTAAGACCACTAGATTAAATGTTATTTTGGTACattatacatatttttagtttaagacaaCAACATTCACAGTACCatacaaacaaattgaaacggggGAGTAGTGTTTTTGCTTTTCAAAAGAAGGATTGATAAGGTTTCTTACTTATCCTATACCTAGTAGGAGCGACTAAGTTAGATTCCCACCTTGAAAGATGCTTGCCTTAGTTAGTATTGAGAAGTATTGAGACCAATGTAATTTTAGAGCATGATCAGAAGAATAAAGTGTGCTATCAAAAACTCTGTTATGCAATTATCTCCTTGACAAGAGCTCCTTTATCTTTGCTTTTTGAGGTGAATCCAAGCTTGACATCTTTAATTATGGAGTTCTTATAATCTTGGTGAAATTTGAGGATTGAATGTGatgctttttctttatctttagatGAATAATCtgtgaaatattttttacttCTTGAAAATGCTTAGGTTTCTAGATGTTATTAATTTGTTCACATTATGGTTGCTGATACTTTGATTATGTAGAGAAACAAATTGGCTAATTTCATTTTCACATTTATGTCCAGAGTCGTGTATCACAGGAAGCAAAAATAATGGTCCTAAGTGACCATCCCAATGTTCTTAAACTACACTGCTCCTTTGTCTGTGATTACAATCTATGGGTTGTCATGCCTTACATGGCTGGAGGCTCCTGTCTCCACATACTGAAGGCTGCTTATCCTGATGGTTTTAAAGAGGTGGTTATTGCGACAATTTTACGTGAAGTGCTAAAGGCTTTGGAATACCTTCATGATCATGGATACATTCATCGGGATGTCAAAGTAAGTCCAGTTGATACGTAAATTCATTACTAGTTTCCTGCCTCAGCCATTTTTTAAGAATTTGATGAGATCACATCATCATGCATGAGGTATCAGTGTAGAAGTCTTGTGCTGCATTACATAAGGTGTTTATGGGACTTCTATTGCAActtgttatttaatttcattcgaggatgttTTGGAGCTTGGACATGGAATGAACGAAGAATATTTGGGATGTGTTTTGTGTTTTACATCTCATGCAAATATAATTAAGGAGAAATTCTTAACCCTTAGTGGTAGTTTAGCTACCGCATTGACAGttgaaacagcctcttgcagaaatgtggGGTATGGCGCTTACAATAAATCCTTGTGGTTTGGCCCTTCCCCGAACCCcttgcatagcgggagctttcgTGCACCGGCTGCCCTTTATTGACAGCTGAACATCACTAAGCTGTTCAGGACGATAACTTTTCTGGAATCTTTAGAACTTGAAGTCGCCATACTTGTATGGTTATTGTAGGCTGGAAATATTCTCATTGATTCACATGGTGGAATAAAGTTGGGAGATTTTGGTGTATCGGCCTACTTGTTTGATTCAGGTGACAGGCAGCGGGTGCGGAACACATTTGCTGGAACTCCTTGTTGGTATGATTTAGTCCAGAGATTGCTTCTGTGTTTTTTGCTATTCAGTTTAAGTAATGTATATAGTAGTTGATAAGCCTTGAGCATTGGCTTGTATATACAAAAGATAACGATGAAGATATGTTTCAATAGATATGTCATTCAGAAACTTAGATgttaaaaatattgataacttCTGATTTAAAGTACAACTTCTTGTTTCTCCataattttagatttattttacaGGATGGCACCGGAGGTCATGGAGCAATTGCATGGTTATGATTGCAAGTAACGTTCCTGTGTATTTGAATATTCTGCTTTGTCAATTATTTACTTTATATATAGGAagtattttgttttaaaaatatatattttgcaatGGTTCTCCACAGAGCTGATATTTGGTCTTTTGGCATAACTGCTTTGGAGCTTGCTCATGGACATGCTCCTTTCTCAAAATTCCCTCCCATGAAGGTACCCTGACAGTGACATCCTATATTTCCTTGTGGAACCTTTCTGACAACAAACGAATTGCATCTTTTTCACTTTGCAGGTGTTGCTAATGACATTGCAAAATGAACCTCCATCCCTTGATGATAAGAGGGACAGGAAGTTCTCTGGTGTACTTATTTAACCATAAATGTTTATCCTCCTATAACTATAATGTTGTTAAGTGTTAACATCTGTGAAATTCTTTTTCCTTCTCAGTCCTTTAGGGAAATGATTGGTAGTTGCTTGGTAAAAGATCCTTCAAAAAGGCCTTCAGCCAAAAAGTTGTTGAAGCATGCTTTCTTTAAGAAAGCTAGGTCCAATGATTATATATCAAGAACATTGTTGAAAGGCTTGCCAGATCTTGGTGATAGTGTGAAAGCATTGAAGGTCTGTTGTCAGTCCAGATAGATTCATAATTTCcctctttttttgaaatttatatggTACCTTTTCTTAATTCTAGAGAAAAGAAGAAGACTTGCTAGCACAAAAGAAAATACCAGATGGGCAGAAAGAAGAAATGTCTCAGGTTGCTGTGCCATAACCATATCCACATCATTAGTAGAGGACTCTGATTGTTTGATATATGTATACTATTAAATGATATATTTCAAGTGGCATTTGTGATTCTCTAATCATATGGATTAAAAGTGCATGATTGCATGAGTGATAGTTTATGGTATCGTATGCACTTCGTTTTCTAGAGAATGATTGAGTCCTGCTTGTTCTTATACACATGCACGCATCGCATCTACACATATATATGCTAGGCATGCATCAAGCAATAGAATTGCTCCAGTTCTATTTAAAGTGCTTAATTCTGGGAGCTATGTAAAAGAAACAGAACAGGAGGAAACAGAAGTACTACTGGTAACTCATACAACTCAGAGTCAATGCTTTAATGCAGTTCAGTTAATTTTTCCTGCATCTTATCCTTGCTGTTTAGATTTGATATACAAGATGAGTATTAGGTAATACTTTTTAATGTCTTTAGCATAAAGCAGGATACTGGTAGTTTGCTGGGAAAAGAGATTGATGGATtatatcaaaaaggaaaaaaaagagagagattaACGGCTTATATTTAGTTCGCcatgcatattattttgatatacttTATACCTAGTATGATATCATTTTCCACACAGTTCCAATAGATTTACTTCCAGAATTTAAACAATACCCTACCTATGTTTTCCACCAAAAAGCTTCATGGGATTATTAGGATTTGCCACTGCACAGCAAAGGCCTTATCTGGACTGGAGGTTACTATTTGATAAGTCAAACCAGACAAAGATTTTTAGTTCTAAGAATACAACTTCTAGTTGAGGGTAAAACAAAAGAACTTAAGTATGTCATCTAGCAGTTGACTCAGAAATATAAAGAATCGTGCTTAAAAGCAATGAAAAGAAACGAACATAAAATTGTATTTGTTCCcttctatttttctctttctcagcCCTGTATTTAAGGTACATTGTTTTTAAGGTCCCTTTAAACATTAAAAGTTGAACTTTACTCTGCTTCTACATCATGTGCAGAATGAATATAAACGTGGGATTAGCTGCTGGAATTTTGATCTTGAAGATTTGAAAGCGCAGGCTTCCTTGGTAATTGAATCTATATTTTACTGCACCTTTACTGATAATATCTTCATATATGTACTTTAGCCTTTAATTTTCCTGTGAGAAATGCATGTATGCAAACAGCGCAGAGCAGCTTCTTTTGGGTTTTCTCAAGCACAACTTAGTCATAGTCTTTAAAATGTAAAATGTTCGACCTTCACAATTTGCTACAATACATTTCTCATCTAGATCATCCATTGTGGATTTTTTCCCTAAAAGCAAGTGAAATGAGTGAGCGTTCACAAACAATACTTtatcttttcttccattttttcttttagattccaGATGAAGAAACTATTTGTGAGAATGACCACGGTGGGAGTACAAATTCTCTCCCAGCACTTGACCAACAAGGAAACCGGCTTCAATATCATTTATCTCCTCTGGAACTTCCAAAGCTTCAGTATCAATTCTCCTTTGGAAGTCAAAGTTCAGATGCTACAGGATTCGTATGTCGATTTTCACTTTGGTTTTATATGATAGGGAGCAATTTTGGGTCTCTCCTTCTAATAAAACATCTCTTAGCAGGATGATAGCAATCCATCTGCTCCTCCTTCGCCTGCTGATCGCACCATGGCTTATAGCAGGTAAAAGATCTTATGTTGAGAACTCTCACCAACTGCTCCTGTATCATGTTCTTTTTTTCCTAATTCAAGCAACCCACCAAATTTGTATTGCACTACTTTTTCTAAGATGCTTAACTATACCTACTTCTACTGTTCAGAAGTAAATGTGAGAAGTTTGATGATGATTTAAGCATTGCTAGTTCAATCCATGAAGCCCAAATTTCACAACATTCTTCTCCATGCCGTGAGGAGATGAATTTGGTGTGGAAGAGGGAACAAGGGACTCTTGCAGATGAGGGCATGCCCATAAATTCTTGTCAAAGGtatcaaaattttctcaaaactCGCTTGCACTGGGAGTGACATATGTCCTGTCTACGAATGCTAAACTTTCTCCATGTGAATTTTAAACCTATGCTGTAGCATCCGTTATCTtaagcattttatttttcttgacttaGTATCAGATTTTTTGTTGCTCTAAGTAAAACTTTTGGCTGGGATCCTTTTCTCAGCGTAATACATTTAAATTGGGAGGGACATTGTAATCTGCCTTAATTTTGTTAATAGAGGATAGAATTGACTATTGAATTTCCAGTCCCTGTTAGATAAGGAATTGATATCTGTTTTCCAGATTTCCTTCTCCACATCAGAAAGTCTGCAGTGTATGATTGGCTCGTGGATTTGATATCACATTCCTTATCCTGACAATGTCTTAACACCAACTCCTTGTGATGCTTGTGAGCCTTGAACACCTCTAAGGCTCTAACATCATTGTAAAGATACAACACTTAAGCCTAACTTAACCCTagaagctagctcatgagggaagAGTGCCAAAGTCCATAAAAGCAGATCATTTGCCCATTTCCCAATCAATGTGGAACTCTAACCTACTCCGACACCCCCTCACATCCAGGCCCAACTGGAGCTTGGACAATATAACTTGGAGGTCCAAATAAGAAAGGACATGTAAAGATCTGGCACATGAggctaactcaacctcaaaatctAGCTCGGGGGGACGATTACCCATGTCTATGTATGTAGATCACTAGTCCATTTTCCAACCAATGTGGAACTCTAACCTGCTCTAACAGTCATCAAGCTTTGTGACTAAGAGCCTCAAACATTGATGTTTTTTGTTGAAGATGTAAGTAGAACGAAAATACACATTAGTAACTAATTTTGGACATTGTGAACAATAAAAGAGAAGGAGTTTTCCAATTATTGATCTACCTCTGTAATGATTCGATAGCAAACTGGAGGCCATTTGGATGAACTGAACACTTAAAAAATCAGGAAAGTTTCAGTTGCAATTGTCTGTACTTGTTAGACTGAAACTCGGATTACTTCCGGACTTATTTTCATTGGATTAAAGCTAGTTTCTTTTCAAAAGCACTGATTTTCTGGCAATTAAGTTTGTAAAACTCAGCAAAAGAATGAAATGCCTGGGATAATTTATTCACAATTCCCTTTGTCGGTTTATttaacatacaacaacaacatagggGTGGCCAAAGGTTGAGTGTACACATGATCTCATCCCCACCATCGGTGTCTAGAAGTTTCCATACCCAGTATAATCCCACCATGTAGGGTCGAGGGAGGGTAGAGCGTACACAGACCTCACCACTACCTATGAGGCTGTCAGTTTATTTAATATGCTTTTGTGAATTGCGAAATTCTTCTTATTATTGAGTACATATTTCTGAATTCCCTTTACTTGAAGTCGTTGTCCATGTGCTTAATTGCTTATTTCTTAAGTTTGATGAGCAGCCATTTTCTGTGGTGCCACCTTTTTCTCTGCAGAGTGTCAAGAATTGTCTTTTCTTTTCTGTGTTTAGTGATAAAAGTTCATCCCAAAACGTATTCAGTTGCAATATGGCTTTTCCTCAAACAACGGACGATTTTCCAGCT
The Capsicum annuum cultivar UCD-10X-F1 chromosome 6, UCD10Xv1.1, whole genome shotgun sequence DNA segment above includes these coding regions:
- the LOC107875991 gene encoding serine/threonine-protein kinase OSR1 isoform X1, coding for MDKKIALPKKPSEKRIVYPIGSEHYTVYEEIGQGVSALVHRSLCIPLNEIVAIKILDFERDKCDLSRVSQEAKIMVLSDHPNVLKLHCSFVCDYNLWVVMPYMAGGSCLHILKAAYPDGFKEVVIATILREVLKALEYLHDHGYIHRDVKAGNILIDSHGGIKLGDFGVSAYLFDSGDRQRVRNTFAGTPCWMAPEVMEQLHGYDCKADIWSFGITALELAHGHAPFSKFPPMKVLLMTLQNEPPSLDDKRDRKFSGSFREMIGSCLVKDPSKRPSAKKLLKHAFFKKARSNDYISRTLLKGLPDLGDSVKALKRKEEDLLAQKKIPDGQKEEMSQNEYKRGISCWNFDLEDLKAQASLIPDEETICENDHGGSTNSLPALDQQGNRLQYHLSPLELPKLQYQFSFGSQSSDATGFDDSNPSAPPSPADRTMAYSRSKCEKFDDDLSIASSIHEAQISQHSSPCREEMNLVWKREQGTLADEGMPINSCQSDKSSSQNVFSCNMAFPQTTDDFPAEVSIKHSRISAGSIEDFEEKTKYPVVQQKGRFKVTSETVDLEKVNPENLTATQPLPPDPTVVNLSSQSIRPMLQNALQATNIGRESILSAMKQVTLGDSTAVNAGCIPSNSAGVEKSLLEAALDREKDLHREVADLRLRLERAQEELQKYKTENKSSK
- the LOC107875991 gene encoding serine/threonine-protein kinase OSR1 isoform X2, which encodes MDKKIALPKKPSEKRIVYPIGSEHYTVYEEIGQGVSALVHRSLCIPLNEIVAIKILDFERDKCDLSRVSQEAKIMVLSDHPNVLKLHCSFVCDYNLWVVMPYMAGGSCLHILKAAYPDGFKEVVIATILREVLKALEYLHDHGYIHRDVKAGNILIDSHGGIKLGDFGVSAYLFDSGDRQRVRNTFAGTPCWMAPEVMEQLHGYDCKADIWSFGITALELAHGHAPFSKFPPMKVLLMTLQNEPPSLDDKRDRKFSGSFREMIGSCLVKDPSKRPSAKKLLKHAFFKKARSNDYISRTLLKGLPDLGDSVKALKRKEEDLLAQKKIPDGQKEEMSQNEYKRGISCWNFDLEDLKAQASLIPDEETICENDHGGSTNSLPALDQQGNRLQYHLSPLELPKLQYQFSFGSQSSDATGFDDSNPSAPPSPADRTMAYSRSKCEKFDDDLSIASSIHEAQISQHSSPCREEMNLVWKREQGTLADEGMPINSCQSDKSSSQNVFSCNMAFPQTTDDFPAEVSIKHSRISAGSIEDFEEKTKYPVVQQKGRFKVTSETVDLEKVNPENLTATQPLPPDPTVVNLSSQSIRPMLQNALQATNIGRESILSAMKQVTLGDSTVNAGCIPSNSAGVEKSLLEAALDREKDLHREVADLRLRLERAQEELQKYKTENKSSK
- the LOC107875991 gene encoding serine/threonine-protein kinase OSR1 isoform X5 is translated as MDKKIALPKKPSEKRIVYPIGSEHYTVYEEIGQGVSALVHRSLCIPLNEIVAIKILDFERDKCDLSRVSQEAKIMVLSDHPNVLKLHCSFVCDYNLWVVMPYMAGGSCLHILKAAYPDGFKEVVIATILREVLKALEYLHDHGYIHRDVKAGNILIDSHGGIKLGDFGVSAYLFDSGDRQRVRNTFAGTPCWMAPEVMEQLHGYDCKADIWSFGITALELAHGHAPFSKFPPMKSFREMIGSCLVKDPSKRPSAKKLLKHAFFKKARSNDYISRTLLKGLPDLGDSVKALKRKEEDLLAQKKIPDGQKEEMSQNEYKRGISCWNFDLEDLKAQASLIPDEETICENDHGGSTNSLPALDQQGNRLQYHLSPLELPKLQYQFSFGSQSSDATGFDDSNPSAPPSPADRTMAYSRSKCEKFDDDLSIASSIHEAQISQHSSPCREEMNLVWKREQGTLADEGMPINSCQSDKSSSQNVFSCNMAFPQTTDDFPAEVSIKHSRISAGSIEDFEEKTKYPVVQQKGRFKVTSETVDLEKVNPENLTATQPLPPDPTVVNLSSQSIRPMLQNALQATNIGRESILSAMKQVTLGDSTAVNAGCIPSNSAGVEKSLLEAALDREKDLHREVADLRLRLERAQEELQKYKTENKSSK
- the LOC107875991 gene encoding serine/threonine-protein kinase fray2 isoform X4, encoding MDKKIALPKKPSEKRIVYPIGSEHYTVYEEIGQGVSALVHRSLCIPLNEIVAIKILDFERDKCDLSRVSQEAKIMVLSDHPNVLKLHCSFVCDYNLWVVMPYMAGGSCLHILKAAYPDGFKEVVIATILREVLKALEYLHDHGYIHRDVKAGNILIDSHGGIKLGDFGVSAYLFDSGDRQRVRNTFAGTPCWMAPEVMEQLHGYDCKADIWSFGITALELAHGHAPFSKFPPMKVLLMTLQNEPPSLDDKRDRKFSGSFREMIGSCLVKDPSKRPSAKKLLKHAFFKKARSNDYISRTLLKGLPDLGDSVKALKNEYKRGISCWNFDLEDLKAQASLIPDEETICENDHGGSTNSLPALDQQGNRLQYHLSPLELPKLQYQFSFGSQSSDATGFDDSNPSAPPSPADRTMAYSRSKCEKFDDDLSIASSIHEAQISQHSSPCREEMNLVWKREQGTLADEGMPINSCQSDKSSSQNVFSCNMAFPQTTDDFPAEVSIKHSRISAGSIEDFEEKTKYPVVQQKGRFKVTSETVDLEKVNPENLTATQPLPPDPTVVNLSSQSIRPMLQNALQATNIGRESILSAMKQVTLGDSTAVNAGCIPSNSAGVEKSLLEAALDREKDLHREVADLRLRLERAQEELQKYKTENKSSK
- the LOC107875991 gene encoding serine/threonine-protein kinase OSR1 isoform X3; its protein translation is MDKKIALPKKPSEKRIVYPIGSEHYTVYEEIGQGVSALVHRSLCIPLNEIVAIKILDFERDKCDLSRVSQEAKIMVLSDHPNVLKLHCSFVCDYNLWVVMPYMAGGSCLHILKAAYPDGFKEVVIATILREVLKALEYLHDHGYIHRDVKAGNILIDSHGGIKLGDFGVSAYLFDSGDRQRVRNTFAGTPCWMAPEVMEQLHGYDCKADIWSFGITALELAHGHAPFSKFPPMKVLLMTLQNEPPSLDDKRDRKFSGSFREMIGSCLVKDPSKRPSAKKLLKHAFFKKARSNDYISRTLLKGLPDLGDSVKALKRKEEDLLAQKKIPDGQKEEMSQNEYKRGISCWNFDLEDLKAQASLIPDEETICENDHGGSTNSLPALDQQGNRLQYHLSPLELPKLQYQFSFGSQSSDATGFDDSNPSAPPSPADRTMAYSRSKCEKFDDDLSIASSIHEAQISQHSSPCREEMNLVWKREQGTLADEGMPINSCQSCNMAFPQTTDDFPAEVSIKHSRISAGSIEDFEEKTKYPVVQQKGRFKVTSETVDLEKVNPENLTATQPLPPDPTVVNLSSQSIRPMLQNALQATNIGRESILSAMKQVTLGDSTAVNAGCIPSNSAGVEKSLLEAALDREKDLHREVADLRLRLERAQEELQKYKTENKSSK